The following proteins come from a genomic window of Bradyrhizobium paxllaeri:
- a CDS encoding PKD domain-containing protein produces the protein MPKLHNENFYFYQNDLLKDDDFGLQPKRIEREPNQPGGPSVWSGGGATRRGGFRARDIVEIEDVPLRPDIVIWDPPPTNFPPNTPLPEGAQRWLDAVRRWQEGIYELQRRRQKSAAFAFDQCQQHAIAYFGIVRNIPAVGADIRSRVSNVLSKIASDLDPNPQPPETASGQGPRTLRRMLESRRRASTRDLLHFFDWSAPVTAAANVKERPIGTPPSRLNANAIEVLQHLAAAGIDAKLQEHFYLVHQKLDYFMIVLMSVFVPLARAELERDRQRYEAAIDELDWVLANAASNAAPHQFIVNEPIELRFIRLLLAECLIGQGDSEYKAETPISPLPPAPPPPARLVRHDWMKARTSYDRATATLGALGTYGAQVTQAVAKLDAAVAAPDPDLAKLGREILIDSIKPVLKPGEERPAGQERMVAVRNTAATAPLLEIGEATSTDTNPRVFALLLQANARLVQLQADFNWLGYTDDYVPPWRFHFLLERGRYFAEHAKQAQRDYLNFLSTAEREELQEKQAEQAVALESANFAIEDARVGQADAEVEAAKASKALQEKVKEHADLRLTDYKTFDENADFRMEKWSGGPNTESQLSGTLGGAATGAGIGAAVGSIIPGPGTAAGGAVGAFVGAAVGFLSSRSEDQFRRAQVFIESQQRELEKSNLDRANIEAQKALDVVNAQLNVANAAFTVATLQRQTALLRHEFAVETAAYLANRVLNAEQWFRLANSIRSIADTYLRYAVEIAFLAEQAYEFEADKQLNVIRFDYDLSELGDFLAGDFLLRDLDTLEHDLVVTQREREQHVRYVLSMAREFPEALQELRDTGRVTFSMVLEQIEQRFHGLILARLGAVDVVPLALLDQTRFSLRLTHQGFSRMRRRPAPGADPVEPWPAEPRLHGPETAIYSGLSRQDAASIFPVTTSNQRNGFEGRGAAGAWEIDMSMEENQVVPGSLADMLITFNLAGFFDAEVRTEPVTPGPDVATSYISAREVFPDNFFDFNRTGKMVWPLTADLLTLSRTPGKVRNVGILVVPARSRKEYRRYTSTGLVEFTVSDNGTPIIDPDTLPPSFRFQYPDPANPLRIGAALIAQAGATATWDPGDGTPILEGSSFEHEYARPGVYEVTLRIVRGERLHEYLCEIAVTRGVLLELPLVALPTLASEPQSPTGKRTIRARATFPSEVGRHGQTATTWHVVEAPSARRVPDEGSASDPNEAIFDLPLKVVQSNRPLHLAFRAVRSQDVLFYSRQRYRRGPDQALHMAALNIATNRRYDGAGTPPPPNSAAKHFFGDPPTAVFGPVDTWAFEFPRPENGQQAPGPFTAPESKPESLVFDGAEIEDLVLTLEYETTPA, from the coding sequence ATGCCAAAGCTCCACAACGAGAATTTCTACTTTTATCAGAACGACCTCCTGAAGGACGATGACTTCGGCCTGCAGCCGAAGCGTATCGAGCGGGAGCCGAACCAGCCAGGAGGCCCCTCGGTCTGGTCGGGCGGAGGGGCAACGCGCAGGGGCGGCTTTCGAGCCAGAGACATTGTGGAAATAGAAGATGTGCCCCTGCGTCCCGATATCGTCATCTGGGATCCGCCACCCACCAACTTTCCCCCGAACACTCCTTTGCCCGAGGGCGCACAGCGCTGGCTGGACGCCGTGCGCCGCTGGCAAGAAGGCATCTACGAGCTGCAGCGCCGCCGGCAGAAGAGCGCGGCCTTCGCATTCGACCAATGTCAGCAGCACGCCATTGCCTATTTCGGCATCGTGCGAAACATTCCGGCCGTGGGTGCGGACATTCGTTCGCGAGTGTCCAACGTTCTGTCGAAAATTGCCTCGGACCTAGATCCTAACCCTCAACCGCCTGAGACCGCGTCTGGACAGGGTCCTCGCACCCTACGCAGGATGCTCGAGAGTCGACGTCGGGCGTCTACCCGGGACTTACTCCATTTTTTTGATTGGTCTGCGCCGGTCACGGCCGCAGCGAATGTCAAGGAGCGGCCGATTGGCACACCTCCAAGCCGACTCAATGCGAACGCGATCGAGGTTCTCCAACACCTCGCCGCCGCCGGGATCGACGCCAAGCTTCAAGAGCACTTCTACCTCGTTCATCAGAAGCTCGACTACTTCATGATAGTCCTGATGTCCGTTTTCGTTCCGCTCGCGCGAGCCGAGCTGGAACGGGACCGTCAGCGCTACGAGGCTGCCATCGATGAACTCGATTGGGTGCTCGCCAATGCCGCTTCGAACGCCGCCCCTCACCAGTTCATCGTGAACGAGCCCATCGAGCTGCGGTTTATCCGTCTGCTGCTGGCGGAGTGCCTGATCGGGCAAGGCGATTCCGAGTACAAGGCGGAAACGCCAATCTCCCCCCTGCCTCCTGCACCCCCACCACCGGCGAGGCTCGTGCGCCACGATTGGATGAAGGCCAGGACGAGCTACGACCGCGCCACCGCCACGCTGGGAGCACTCGGCACCTATGGCGCGCAAGTCACGCAAGCCGTCGCGAAGCTCGACGCCGCCGTTGCTGCTCCCGACCCAGATTTGGCCAAGCTCGGACGGGAGATTTTGATCGACTCCATCAAGCCGGTGCTGAAGCCGGGCGAGGAGCGGCCCGCGGGCCAGGAGCGGATGGTGGCGGTGAGGAACACCGCGGCAACGGCCCCACTCCTGGAGATCGGCGAGGCGACATCGACGGACACGAACCCGAGGGTCTTCGCCTTGCTGCTGCAGGCCAATGCTCGTCTCGTGCAGCTCCAGGCCGACTTCAACTGGCTCGGCTATACCGACGACTATGTGCCGCCGTGGCGCTTCCACTTCCTGCTCGAGCGCGGCCGGTATTTCGCCGAGCACGCCAAGCAGGCCCAGCGCGACTATCTCAATTTCCTCTCGACTGCCGAGCGCGAGGAGCTGCAGGAAAAACAGGCCGAGCAGGCAGTGGCGCTGGAAAGCGCCAACTTCGCCATCGAGGACGCGCGGGTCGGTCAAGCGGACGCTGAGGTTGAAGCTGCGAAGGCGAGCAAAGCTCTTCAAGAAAAGGTCAAGGAGCATGCCGACCTGCGGCTCACAGATTACAAAACGTTCGATGAGAATGCAGACTTCAGAATGGAGAAATGGTCGGGAGGCCCGAATACGGAAAGTCAGCTTTCTGGCACTCTGGGGGGCGCGGCTACCGGAGCCGGGATTGGTGCTGCAGTCGGCAGCATTATCCCGGGCCCGGGCACAGCCGCTGGCGGAGCAGTCGGGGCATTTGTTGGTGCCGCGGTGGGATTCTTGTCATCCCGCTCGGAAGACCAGTTCCGGCGAGCACAAGTTTTTATCGAATCGCAGCAGCGAGAACTGGAAAAAAGCAATTTGGATCGTGCCAACATTGAGGCCCAAAAAGCGCTGGACGTCGTTAACGCGCAATTGAATGTTGCCAACGCCGCCTTCACCGTCGCCACCCTCCAGCGCCAGACCGCCCTCCTCCGCCACGAGTTCGCGGTCGAGACCGCCGCCTACCTCGCCAACCGCGTGCTCAACGCCGAGCAATGGTTCCGGCTCGCCAATTCCATCCGCTCCATCGCCGACACCTATCTGCGCTATGCCGTCGAGATCGCGTTTTTGGCCGAGCAGGCCTATGAATTCGAGGCCGACAAGCAGCTGAACGTGATCCGCTTCGATTACGACCTCTCCGAACTCGGCGATTTTCTTGCGGGCGACTTCCTCTTGCGTGACCTCGATACGCTCGAGCACGACCTCGTCGTCACCCAACGCGAGCGCGAGCAGCACGTGCGCTATGTGCTGTCGATGGCACGCGAGTTTCCCGAAGCGCTGCAGGAGCTCCGCGACACCGGCCGCGTGACCTTCAGCATGGTGCTCGAGCAAATCGAGCAGCGGTTCCACGGCCTCATTCTCGCCCGTCTCGGCGCGGTGGACGTGGTTCCTCTCGCGCTTTTGGACCAGACGAGGTTCAGCCTGCGCCTCACGCACCAGGGCTTCAGCCGCATGCGCCGCCGGCCCGCGCCCGGCGCCGATCCGGTGGAGCCCTGGCCGGCCGAGCCACGGCTCCACGGCCCCGAGACGGCGATCTACTCGGGCCTCTCCCGACAGGACGCGGCCAGCATCTTTCCCGTGACGACGAGCAACCAGCGCAACGGGTTCGAAGGTCGCGGCGCCGCCGGAGCCTGGGAGATCGACATGTCGATGGAGGAGAACCAAGTCGTTCCCGGCTCGCTCGCCGACATGTTGATCACCTTCAACCTCGCCGGCTTCTTCGATGCCGAGGTGCGCACCGAGCCGGTGACGCCGGGCCCCGACGTGGCCACGAGCTACATCTCCGCCCGCGAGGTGTTCCCCGACAATTTCTTCGACTTCAACCGCACCGGAAAGATGGTTTGGCCGCTGACCGCCGACCTTTTGACCCTGAGCAGGACGCCCGGCAAGGTCCGCAATGTCGGTATCCTCGTCGTGCCCGCGCGAAGCCGCAAGGAATACAGGCGCTATACGTCAACCGGCCTCGTGGAATTCACGGTGAGTGACAACGGCACGCCGATCATCGATCCGGACACCTTGCCGCCGTCGTTCCGGTTTCAGTATCCGGATCCCGCAAACCCCCTGCGGATCGGCGCCGCGCTGATCGCCCAAGCCGGTGCGACCGCGACCTGGGATCCCGGCGACGGCACACCGATCCTGGAAGGAAGCTCTTTCGAGCATGAATATGCGAGGCCCGGCGTCTATGAGGTGACGCTGCGCATCGTGCGCGGTGAGCGGCTGCACGAATACCTGTGCGAAATCGCGGTGACGCGTGGCGTCCTGCTCGAGCTCCCGCTGGTCGCGCTGCCCACGCTAGCTAGCGAGCCACAATCACCGACAGGCAAGCGCACGATTCGTGCCCGGGCAACGTTCCCAAGCGAGGTAGGCCGACATGGCCAGACCGCGACGACATGGCATGTCGTCGAGGCACCCTCGGCGCGCCGCGTGCCGGACGAGGGCAGCGCTTCGGACCCAAACGAGGCCATTTTCGATCTGCCGCTCAAGGTCGTGCAGAGCAATCGGCCGCTGCATCTCGCCTTTCGGGCCGTGCGAAGCCAGGACGTCCTGTTCTATTCACGACAGCGCTACCGGCGGGGCCCAGACCAGGCGCTGCATATGGCAGCACTCAACATCGCCACCAACCGTCGTTACGACGGTGCGGGCACGCCACCCCCTCCCAATTCGGCCGCCAAGCATTTCTTCGGCGATCCGCCCACCGCGGTGTTCGGTCCTGTCGACACTTGGGCTTTCGAGTTCCCGCGGCCGGAGAACGGCCAACAGGCGCCGGGTCCTTTCACGGCGCCCGAGAGCAAGCCGGAAAGCTTGGTTTTCGATGGCGCAGAGATTGAGGATCTCGTCCTCACTCTGGAGTACGAGACCACGCCGGCCTGA
- a CDS encoding membrane dipeptidase, whose amino-acid sequence MSSRHGTRPINRKVSVRRRFVWSVASTLVMLSAALCFLSAADVPRACAQPSRIVGYADLHTHQFANEGFGRRHFVGRAFGPLNTALSWCSADHGPGGVFDLATLALRPLYGGAAGPGHKVGGYPEFDGWPRWDSVTHQAMHEEWLRRAMDGGLRLIVVLAVNNEWMCSTLEAITPLDQAELIANPKAGFYLLAAKVAQGALFTPDVCRDMPAVDRQLNEARQMEAYIDQRAGGPGKGWYRIVGSPAEARQVIADGKLAVVLGVEVDSLFGCEKNRRQCTESFVAAQLAQYYDRGVRHVFPIHFYDNAFGGSASSNLLITKRWSNPIQTRDCRSLGYSYDNGRCNATGLTDLGKFFIRELARRGMIIDVDHMSELSFNDTMDILEPMRYPVVSGHTGFTAISLGDKNSEGNKTPRDLERIRKVGGMVAIIPHQGDLNEISTFGRPNGAQIPHSCGNSSETVVQAYLYAVHSLPGTPVGIGSDFNGFAGLPGPRLGDEACPGGIAAALRNRTGLRYPFTIRAKGVEITMNRSVVGNMTLDFNTAGLAHIGMLPDMIADFQVLGVTPRELDPLFKSAEGYIRLWEQALDPEKWRRRKRTPVGTTILLMEDE is encoded by the coding sequence ATGAGCAGCCGGCACGGGACTCGACCGATCAACCGCAAGGTGAGCGTCAGGCGGAGGTTCGTATGGTCCGTCGCCAGCACATTAGTGATGCTGTCCGCTGCGCTTTGCTTTCTATCTGCTGCCGACGTGCCGCGAGCATGCGCGCAGCCCAGTCGAATCGTTGGCTATGCCGATCTCCACACCCATCAGTTCGCGAACGAAGGTTTCGGTCGACGCCATTTTGTCGGACGCGCTTTTGGGCCGCTTAATACCGCGCTGTCTTGGTGCTCTGCCGATCATGGTCCTGGCGGCGTGTTCGATCTCGCTACGCTCGCTCTCCGGCCGCTCTATGGTGGCGCGGCCGGCCCCGGGCATAAAGTCGGAGGCTATCCCGAGTTCGATGGCTGGCCCCGCTGGGACAGCGTGACCCATCAGGCGATGCATGAGGAATGGCTCCGGCGCGCGATGGATGGTGGGCTCCGCCTCATCGTGGTTCTGGCAGTAAACAACGAGTGGATGTGCTCAACGCTTGAGGCAATCACACCACTAGATCAGGCCGAGCTCATCGCCAACCCGAAAGCTGGATTTTATCTTCTGGCGGCCAAGGTAGCGCAGGGCGCACTGTTCACGCCGGATGTCTGCCGCGATATGCCTGCGGTCGATCGTCAGCTCAACGAGGCGCGGCAGATGGAGGCATATATCGATCAACGGGCCGGCGGGCCCGGAAAAGGATGGTACCGAATCGTCGGTAGTCCAGCAGAGGCTAGGCAAGTCATTGCCGACGGTAAACTTGCAGTGGTCCTAGGGGTCGAAGTCGACAGCCTTTTCGGCTGCGAGAAGAACCGCCGCCAATGCACTGAAAGCTTTGTCGCCGCACAACTCGCTCAGTACTATGATCGCGGCGTACGCCATGTCTTCCCGATCCATTTCTACGACAACGCCTTCGGTGGGTCCGCCAGCTCGAATCTCCTGATCACGAAACGGTGGAGCAATCCGATCCAGACAAGAGACTGCCGGTCTCTTGGCTATAGCTACGATAATGGGCGCTGCAATGCGACAGGACTCACGGATTTGGGAAAGTTCTTTATTCGCGAGTTGGCCCGCCGGGGCATGATCATTGACGTTGATCACATGTCGGAACTGTCATTCAACGATACAATGGATATCTTAGAGCCGATGCGTTACCCGGTCGTATCCGGGCACACCGGCTTTACTGCAATATCTCTGGGGGACAAGAACAGCGAGGGGAACAAGACACCTCGGGATCTTGAACGAATCCGGAAGGTCGGCGGCATGGTAGCGATCATCCCTCACCAGGGTGATTTGAACGAGATAAGCACATTCGGCCGGCCAAATGGGGCGCAGATTCCGCATTCCTGCGGCAATAGCTCGGAGACAGTCGTTCAAGCCTACCTTTATGCCGTGCACAGTTTGCCCGGCACTCCCGTAGGAATTGGGAGCGACTTCAATGGTTTTGCCGGCCTACCCGGGCCTCGCCTGGGAGACGAAGCCTGTCCCGGAGGCATTGCGGCCGCACTACGTAACCGCACAGGGCTCAGATATCCTTTCACAATTCGAGCAAAAGGCGTCGAGATCACCATGAATCGTTCGGTGGTTGGCAACATGACCCTCGATTTCAATACTGCCGGACTCGCTCACATTGGCATGCTGCCGGACATGATTGCTGACTTTCAGGTATTGGGTGTCACCCCGCGCGAGTTGGATCCGCTTTTCAAATCCGCCGAAGGCTATATCCGTCTTTGGGAGCAGGCGCTGGATCCTGAGAAGTGGCGCAGGCGGAAGAGAACTCCTGTCGGTACGACGATCCTGTTGATG